DNA from Flavobacterium aestivum:
AACAAAAAAGTATCCTGCTGATTGTTGATTTTATCTATTTCAATTTTATCCAACTCCTTGTTGTTCCTATTTTTATAAAGACCTGTTGTGCTCCAGGATACACTCAGTCCAGCTAAAGCAAATCCGTTGAACTTTGATGGTCCAAAATTCACCCCTGGTTCAATTAAAATACCGGCTCCTATTAAACCGACTTTAGGCATAAGGGAAACCTCATTTAGACTGGAACGGGATTCTATTAATTTTACCTGATTTGCGTATAAACTCAACTCAGGTCTGTTATTACTAAGATTATTTACCGTTTCAACCATTATAGGTTTCTCAAGCTTTACATTTTCATCCAGTTGCTGCCCCGTTAAATAAGACAACATTTGCACGTAGCCTTTTCGGGTATAATTGAATTCGATTTTTTTCTGTTCCAAATTGAGCATTTCAGCCTTTACCTCATCCACATCCGATGTATAGGCCAGTCCGTTTTCTTTAGAAAGTCGAACTTTTTTCTGTCCCAGTTTCAATTCATCGTATAGAATATCCAATTGTTTGTTTTGTTCATCGATTAACAAAATCCCAAAAAACACTTGATTAACACGTTCGCGAATAGAATACAAAGAAACATCAACACTTGATTTTTCGACCTCGGCTGCTGATTTTGCAATATCTTTCTGGGTACGTATGGCTCCTCCGTCCCAAATGGTTTGATTGATTTGAGCAATCCCGATAAACTGGGCTTTATTTTTTTCACCTGGAGTTGAACCTGGTACTGAAAATTCAGGCAATCCATTGAAAATGTATCCACCAATTCCCGTTATACTTAGCTGCGGAAGATAGGCTTTGTTAGCATTGGAGATAGTATAATCAGACGATTTCGCAATCAAATCGTACTGCTTGATTAACGGATAATTTGCTTTGGCTTTTTCTTGACAACCATCAATGGTTATTTGTCCTTTTGCCGTACAAAAACCGAAAAACAAAATAAATGATAACAGTTCTTTCATTTAATTCACAAATTTTATCTCTTAAGAT
Protein-coding regions in this window:
- a CDS encoding TolC family protein codes for the protein MKELLSFILFFGFCTAKGQITIDGCQEKAKANYPLIKQYDLIAKSSDYTISNANKAYLPQLSITGIGGYIFNGLPEFSVPGSTPGEKNKAQFIGIAQINQTIWDGGAIRTQKDIAKSAAEVEKSSVDVSLYSIRERVNQVFFGILLIDEQNKQLDILYDELKLGQKKVRLSKENGLAYTSDVDEVKAEMLNLEQKKIEFNYTRKGYVQMLSYLTGQQLDENVKLEKPIMVETVNNLSNNRPELSLYANQVKLIESRSSLNEVSLMPKVGLIGAGILIEPGVNFGPSKFNGFALAGLSVSWSTTGLYKNRNNKELDKIEIDKINNQQDTFLFNNKLQLAQANNEIEKQKAIIAKDEEIVKLKGNIKKSYQLMYDNGICAMNDLLSSMNKENEAIGNQAFHNVQLQMSIYNYKTISGN